The following proteins come from a genomic window of Candidatus Gracilibacteria bacterium:
- the greA gene encoding transcription elongation factor GreA, translated as MTSTKKTAVDPKVITKSAGPAVPLPPPLQTDDDKATFVTKDGLKQIQDELDELRDVRRREVAGRLQEAISYGDLSENSEYEEAKNEQAFVEGRILELEEKIKHAKIITHKHGKVVELGSVVGIKRIKPREGEREEFTIVGSTEADPLNQRISNESPIGAAVLDHKVGDEVEARTPGGKVTYEIVSLK; from the coding sequence ATGACTTCCACAAAAAAAACCGCAGTTGATCCTAAAGTGATTACAAAAAGCGCGGGCCCGGCCGTTCCGCTTCCTCCGCCGCTTCAAACCGATGATGACAAGGCCACGTTTGTGACCAAAGACGGTTTGAAACAGATTCAAGATGAATTGGATGAGTTGAGAGATGTGCGTCGCCGAGAAGTGGCGGGTCGTTTGCAAGAAGCCATCAGTTACGGGGATCTTTCCGAGAATTCCGAGTACGAAGAAGCCAAAAATGAACAGGCGTTTGTGGAGGGCCGCATTTTGGAATTGGAAGAAAAAATTAAACATGCCAAGATCATCACTCATAAACATGGGAAAGTGGTGGAATTGGGGAGTGTGGTTGGCATTAAACGTATCAAACCTCGCGAAGGCGAACGAGAAGAATTCACGATTGTGGGTTCCACGGAAGCGGATCCGCTCAATCAACGCATTTCCAATGAATCTCCGATCGGCGCTGCGGTGTTGGATCACAAAGTCGGAGATGAAGTCGAAGCGCGTACTCCGGGAGGCAAGGTAACGTACGAGATTGTGAGTTTGAAATAA
- a CDS encoding prolipoprotein diacylglyceryl transferase, translating to MQFKYTATNPEGKRLTGIINAGDEATARTELNHLGFSILEINTVDETAVQIQSEMEKFEFEAIDKNGKKIKGTIPAKTDLLAYKRLMDEYHFNILFLAPASATEQEKQNLRTSGIEALKNQYDLQSHELDTSGIKAEVETPEFLAQKKIVIDEVDQILNRIKTILTTFETKLSPEKKSIIQGYIDKLLRIKASNNLDYILNTCKDLLKKIQEEEMFLETQEHGQERQSILLESQKMMMELNKSMAPKLGFIADLQNKTAFLKKKLEGSSLNFLVGPLQSIENYFKDPPDLAPLKTELRVVKNKRWDALRLVFKSPKETRGVAIDSVKNLFAQEKIIKHKIKAVQGLRHEKNLVIRHEKHLYLVEEISVFTGWLLFFYLGYYFLGHYVITKNIPLQPVLGIPFDLGESVLFKYLLPVVFLIHSAATLKLIFFIKSRLADPILIVLTFFLSLMVVFNFGFMLPILFEIGPFTILSLWAVSLIGFILGTLIFLKKAKYERLNLNLILEHSLSLLVGIILFSRITFFITNWGYFSPLSIGGFLKHVIFFWTPGFSFWGGVIGALLFLYYHCRLNHEKLGDWINAMIIPFFVGIMIGNIGQLMDGQGYGHETILPWGISFESTNVKYTVPVHPTQIYSFLAILLILTTKKYVQKKCPFLVEEKNWTLFAVNAYALSRFIIEFFRGDDTLQFGPVRIGYITSFVLFVVTAHFLYKKVKNPLPSNDSNLGISANFSVFLIFLIAFPDRRFVTGSRALYYFSCGLSDLFIWNPGFAVTRFAPASNSRCHTWEATCAPSESWVLCCCGFVMKTSPSSACDFYWSSSF from the coding sequence ATGCAATTCAAATACACCGCCACCAATCCCGAGGGGAAACGTTTAACCGGCATCATCAATGCCGGAGATGAAGCCACGGCCCGAACCGAATTGAACCATCTCGGTTTTTCGATTTTAGAAATCAATACCGTGGACGAAACCGCGGTGCAAATTCAAAGTGAAATGGAAAAATTCGAGTTTGAAGCCATTGATAAAAACGGGAAAAAAATCAAAGGAACCATCCCGGCAAAAACCGACCTCCTCGCCTACAAACGCTTGATGGATGAATATCACTTCAACATCCTTTTTCTGGCCCCGGCCTCTGCCACGGAACAAGAAAAACAAAACCTTCGCACCTCCGGGATCGAAGCGTTAAAAAACCAATACGACCTCCAATCGCATGAGCTCGACACGTCCGGCATCAAGGCCGAAGTCGAAACGCCTGAATTCCTTGCGCAAAAAAAAATCGTGATCGATGAAGTGGACCAAATTTTAAATCGAATCAAAACGATTCTCACCACCTTTGAAACCAAACTTTCTCCGGAAAAAAAATCAATCATCCAAGGTTATATCGATAAACTCCTGCGCATCAAAGCCAGTAACAACCTCGATTACATCCTCAACACGTGCAAAGACCTTCTCAAAAAAATCCAAGAAGAAGAAATGTTTTTGGAAACGCAAGAACACGGGCAAGAACGCCAATCCATCTTATTGGAAAGCCAAAAAATGATGATGGAACTCAATAAATCCATGGCCCCAAAATTGGGATTCATCGCCGACCTCCAAAATAAAACCGCTTTCCTCAAAAAAAAGCTCGAAGGAAGTTCATTGAATTTTCTCGTTGGCCCACTTCAATCCATTGAAAATTATTTCAAAGATCCGCCGGACCTCGCTCCGCTTAAAACCGAGTTACGCGTGGTGAAAAACAAACGGTGGGACGCTCTTCGGCTGGTGTTCAAATCACCAAAGGAAACGCGCGGGGTGGCCATCGATTCGGTTAAAAATCTTTTCGCGCAAGAAAAAATCATCAAACACAAAATCAAAGCCGTCCAAGGATTACGTCATGAAAAAAACCTGGTGATTCGCCATGAAAAACATCTCTATCTTGTGGAAGAAATCAGCGTGTTCACCGGTTGGTTGCTCTTTTTTTATCTCGGATATTATTTCTTGGGACATTATGTCATCACAAAAAACATACCCCTTCAACCCGTGCTCGGCATTCCTTTTGACCTTGGAGAATCCGTGTTGTTCAAGTATCTTTTGCCTGTTGTTTTCCTCATTCACTCAGCCGCAACGCTCAAACTTATATTTTTCATAAAAAGCCGCCTTGCCGACCCCATTCTCATTGTTCTCACGTTCTTTTTATCTTTAATGGTGGTTTTTAATTTTTGATTTATGCTCCCCATCCTCTTTGAAATCGGACCGTTCACCATTCTTTCCCTCTGGGCCGTCAGCCTTATCGGATTTATATTGGGCACTTTAATTTTCCTTAAAAAAGCCAAATACGAACGTCTCAATTTAAATCTCATCCTGGAGCACAGCCTCAGTTTATTGGTCGGGATCATACTGTTCTCGCGAATCACGTTTTTTATCACCAATTGGGGCTATTTCAGTCCACTCTCCATCGGAGGATTTTTAAAACATGTGATTTTTTTCTGGACACCGGGCTTTTCCTTTTGGGGAGGCGTGATCGGAGCCTTACTTTTTCTTTATTATCACTGTCGTCTAAATCATGAAAAACTCGGCGATTGGATCAATGCCATGATCATCCCCTTTTTCGTGGGCATCATGATCGGAAATATCGGGCAACTCATGGATGGCCAAGGCTACGGACATGAAACCATTTTGCCCTGGGGCATCTCATTTGAAAGCACCAACGTCAAATACACGGTGCCGGTTCACCCCACTCAAATATATTCTTTTCTCGCTATTTTGCTCATCCTCACCACCAAAAAATACGTTCAAAAAAAATGCCCTTTTTTAGTGGAAGAAAAAAACTGGACCCTATTCGCGGTCAACGCCTATGCACTGTCTCGTTTCATCATTGAATTTTTCCGAGGGGACGACACCTTGCAATTCGGCCCCGTACGCATCGGGTATATCACTTCCTTTGTTTTATTTGTCGTCACCGCGCATTTCCTGTATAAAAAAGTCAAAAATCCTTTACCCTCTAACGATTCCAATTTATGAATCTCGGCAAACTTTTCAGTCTTTCTTATCTTTTTGATCGCTTTCCCGGATCGTCGTTTCGTTACATGATCCCGTGCCTTGTATTATTTCTCGTGTTGATTGTCGGATCTTTTTATCTGGAATCCTGGATTCGCCGTCACCCGCTTCGCTCCAGCCTCAAACTCACGTTGCCACACGTGGGAGGCCACTTGCGCGCCTTCGGAATCGTGGGTTTTGTGTTGTTGTGGATTCGTTATGAAAACCTCCCCTTCATCAGCATGCGATTTTTATTGGTCCTCTTCTTTTTAA
- the rpoD gene encoding RNA polymerase sigma factor RpoD: MARTRKFISHFTDEKLAKYPPEVRKLVEKGRERGFVTQQELLQAIPNIEEDVLLLDEVYTLFLDLGVDVLDVKDHLIWDKTKEEEVKPEKGKGKKGKKEKAGTEKEEKEGDVGDEELEKEEALTSEEVDKKARKEVELSEIANDSIRMYLCEIGKVDLLNAKEEADLARRIKRGDQSAKKQLAEANLRLVVSIAKKYIGRGLSFLDLIQEGNIGLFRAVEKFDPDRGFKFSTYATWWIRQAITRAIADQARTIRIPVHMVETINKLTHTQRRLVQELGREPLVEELAVEMAMDIKKVRHILKISQDIVSLEAPVGSEEDSKLGDFIEDSDSLSPADLTNRNIIKENIRVMLQYLSPRERKIIEMRFGLKDGIGHTLEEVGQEFGVTRERIRQIEAKVLQKLKEHPTSIKIRL, translated from the coding sequence ATGGCTCGAACTCGAAAATTCATCTCGCATTTTACGGACGAAAAGCTCGCCAAATATCCGCCCGAAGTTCGTAAATTGGTGGAAAAAGGTCGCGAGCGCGGTTTTGTTACGCAACAGGAATTGTTGCAAGCGATTCCGAATATTGAAGAAGATGTGTTGCTTCTCGATGAGGTTTACACGTTATTTCTGGATTTGGGGGTGGATGTTTTGGATGTGAAAGATCATCTTATTTGGGATAAAACAAAGGAAGAAGAAGTGAAGCCGGAAAAAGGGAAAGGGAAGAAGGGGAAAAAAGAAAAAGCGGGAACAGAAAAGGAAGAAAAAGAGGGAGACGTGGGGGATGAAGAATTGGAAAAGGAGGAAGCGTTGACTTCCGAGGAAGTGGATAAAAAAGCGCGCAAAGAAGTGGAACTTTCCGAAATTGCCAATGATTCGATCCGCATGTATTTGTGTGAAATCGGGAAAGTGGATTTGTTGAATGCCAAGGAAGAGGCGGATTTGGCTCGTCGCATCAAGCGCGGGGATCAATCTGCCAAAAAACAGTTGGCGGAAGCCAATTTGCGCTTAGTGGTGAGCATTGCGAAAAAATACATTGGTCGAGGGTTGTCGTTCCTCGATTTGATTCAAGAAGGAAATATTGGTTTGTTCCGCGCGGTAGAGAAATTTGATCCGGATCGCGGGTTTAAATTTTCCACGTATGCGACGTGGTGGATTCGTCAGGCCATCACTCGCGCCATTGCGGATCAGGCGCGCACCATTCGCATCCCGGTGCACATGGTGGAAACCATCAACAAACTCACGCATACGCAACGTCGTTTGGTTCAAGAGTTGGGTCGTGAACCGTTGGTGGAAGAGTTGGCGGTTGAAATGGCCATGGACATCAAGAAAGTGCGTCATATTCTTAAGATTTCTCAGGATATTGTGTCCTTAGAGGCTCCGGTGGGTTCCGAGGAAGACAGCAAGCTCGGGGATTTTATCGAAGACAGCGATTCGTTGTCTCCTGCGGATCTTACCAATCGCAACATCATCAAGGAAAATATACGTGTGATGCTTCAATATCTCTCGCCTCGTGAAAGGAAGATCATTGAAATGCGTTTTGGTTTGAAAGATGGGATCGGGCATACGTTGGAAGAAGTGGGACAGGAATTCGGAGTCACTCGCGAACGTATTCGTCAGATTGAGGCCAAGGTTTTACAAAAACTCAAAGAACATCCGACCAGTATTAAAATTCGTCTTTAA
- a CDS encoding SemiSWEET family transporter, whose product MDPIQFIGYLSGFIISVALTPQVFQAWKTKSTKDISLPWTLSLLVGLLLYFIYGVGIKEMPIIVMNGLETSLVLALIVAKLIYK is encoded by the coding sequence ATGGATCCCATTCAATTCATTGGATATTTATCAGGATTCATAATCTCCGTAGCCTTAACTCCACAAGTTTTCCAAGCGTGGAAAACAAAATCCACGAAAGATATTTCGTTACCGTGGACGCTCAGCTTATTAGTGGGCCTTTTGCTCTATTTTATCTATGGAGTTGGAATCAAAGAAATGCCCATCATCGTCATGAATGGACTTGAAACAAGCCTTGTCTTAGCGCTGATTGTTGCGAAATTGATTTACAAATAA
- a CDS encoding DedA family protein, protein MGLTEFLAEHITRFIEIAGYTGVTLLMILESMVFPVPSEAVMPFAGFLIADGKFTWLGVILASTTGSLIGSMLSYWIGLYGGNPFLKRYGRYFLLNETHLHQTERFFQRHGEPTIFISRFIPIVRHLISLPAGLSRMKLWKFCLYTLLGAGLWNTFLAWVGFKLMQNWNTVIKYSETIDLAVLAVIVVGGGWVVWRHVKKSK, encoded by the coding sequence ATGGGCCTCACCGAATTTCTTGCCGAACACATTACTCGATTCATCGAAATCGCAGGTTATACCGGCGTGACGCTCTTGATGATCCTGGAAAGCATGGTTTTCCCCGTGCCCAGCGAAGCCGTGATGCCGTTTGCCGGATTTTTAATCGCAGATGGAAAATTCACATGGCTGGGCGTGATTCTCGCCAGCACAACCGGAAGTCTAATCGGCTCAATGCTCTCGTATTGGATCGGCCTCTACGGCGGGAATCCATTTCTCAAGCGCTATGGCCGCTATTTTTTACTTAACGAGACGCATTTACACCAAACCGAACGCTTTTTTCAGCGCCACGGCGAACCCACAATTTTCATCAGCCGATTCATTCCGATTGTGAGGCATCTCATCTCCTTGCCCGCGGGATTGAGTCGCATGAAACTGTGGAAATTTTGCCTCTACACCCTGCTCGGCGCCGGCTTATGGAACACATTTTTGGCCTGGGTCGGGTTCAAGCTCATGCAAAACTGGAACACCGTCATCAAATATAGCGAAACCATCGACCTCGCGGTTTTGGCTGTGATTGTGGTGGGAGGGGGATGGGTGGTGTGGAGGCATGTAAAAAAATCAAAGTAG
- the dnaG gene encoding DNA primase, translated as MPDIVLDIKSRLNIEDVVSRYVPLKRTGRSLKACCPFHAEKTPSFVVSPERQLAYCFGCHKGGDMFAFIQEIEGLDFKGAIDLLADIAGIDKAMYQEHFNAAPKISKDHKVELYGINNSARDFYSNFLWTTKEGKDVLNYLEKRAITAQTIRDFEIGLSPDSFEATSAALFQKNHSKQDLLELGLLISKDTNGEKTHDRFRGRLMFPIWDNQGRIVGFGGRALKPDDEPKYLNSPESVIYHKGDTIYGYHKAKAAIRKDDLVIVVEGYMDLIASHQAGITNVVASSGTAFTPEQFKVLTRLTKNVALSFDTDRAGEEALMRAVLLGQTFNLNMRVIRVPDGKDPDECIKKDPELWKQAIQTAPNYLDYYLKEAGKRFPIQDIEGKKQACAFFLPLLKHASSLEQDHFIRELGFLLQTDPQFIYDEFNRVKKMPSYEKSPARETSKTKASGIPAKATFSQAEYLLGLLLRFPTKVTVEAVSLPDEVFDERTKKIYKRVADLYNSAAFNDAVLVLGALDEEEKRYFEAMMIFAEMRNAELSDDLLAEEIRKAAKQTLLARKENEAVRLMHEIRVAQDEKDVDRERELFQKYSCLYQS; from the coding sequence ATGCCCGACATCGTGCTCGACATCAAGTCGCGCCTCAATATCGAAGATGTGGTTTCGCGCTATGTTCCGCTCAAGCGAACGGGCCGCAGTCTCAAGGCGTGCTGTCCGTTTCATGCGGAAAAAACGCCCAGTTTTGTGGTGAGCCCGGAGCGTCAACTCGCGTATTGTTTTGGCTGTCACAAGGGCGGGGATATGTTTGCGTTTATTCAGGAAATCGAAGGGCTCGACTTTAAAGGTGCGATTGATCTTTTGGCCGATATTGCGGGCATTGATAAGGCGATGTATCAGGAACATTTCAATGCGGCGCCAAAAATTTCCAAGGACCACAAAGTTGAGTTGTACGGCATCAATAATTCGGCGCGTGATTTTTATTCGAATTTTTTGTGGACCACCAAAGAGGGCAAAGACGTTCTCAATTATCTCGAGAAACGCGCTATCACGGCACAGACGATTCGTGATTTTGAGATCGGATTGTCGCCGGATTCCTTTGAGGCCACGTCAGCCGCACTTTTCCAAAAAAATCATTCCAAACAAGATCTCCTTGAGCTCGGTTTGCTCATTTCCAAAGATACGAATGGCGAAAAAACTCACGATCGATTCCGCGGAAGACTCATGTTTCCGATTTGGGACAATCAGGGACGGATTGTGGGGTTTGGTGGCCGGGCGCTTAAGCCGGATGACGAACCCAAGTATCTCAATTCGCCGGAATCGGTGATTTATCATAAAGGTGATACGATTTATGGCTACCATAAGGCAAAAGCCGCGATTCGAAAGGACGACCTTGTGATTGTGGTGGAAGGCTATATGGATCTTATCGCGTCCCATCAGGCCGGCATCACCAATGTGGTGGCGAGTTCAGGGACCGCGTTCACCCCCGAGCAATTTAAGGTGCTCACGCGCTTGACTAAGAATGTGGCGTTGTCGTTTGATACGGATCGAGCAGGGGAGGAGGCGCTCATGCGCGCGGTTTTGTTGGGCCAAACATTTAATTTGAACATGCGTGTGATTCGCGTACCGGATGGAAAAGATCCGGATGAGTGTATTAAAAAAGATCCCGAACTCTGGAAACAAGCGATTCAAACGGCCCCGAATTATCTCGATTATTATCTCAAGGAAGCGGGGAAACGATTCCCGATTCAAGACATTGAAGGCAAAAAACAGGCGTGTGCGTTCTTTTTGCCGTTGCTCAAACATGCGTCGTCATTGGAACAGGATCATTTTATTCGTGAATTGGGGTTTTTGCTTCAGACCGACCCCCAATTTATTTATGATGAGTTCAATCGGGTGAAAAAAATGCCGTCTTATGAAAAGTCTCCGGCACGAGAAACGTCCAAGACCAAAGCCTCCGGAATTCCGGCCAAAGCCACTTTCAGCCAAGCCGAGTATCTTTTGGGCTTGTTACTGCGGTTTCCTACTAAAGTGACGGTTGAGGCGGTTTCGCTCCCGGATGAGGTGTTTGACGAACGTACTAAAAAGATTTACAAACGGGTGGCTGATCTTTATAATAGCGCCGCTTTTAACGATGCCGTTTTGGTTCTTGGGGCGTTGGACGAAGAGGAAAAGAGGTATTTTGAGGCCATGATGATTTTTGCTGAAATGAGGAACGCAGAGCTATCGGATGACCTTCTTGCCGAGGAAATTCGGAAGGCTGCCAAGCAAACGCTTCTCGCCCGCAAAGAAAATGAAGCTGTGCGACTTATGCACGAAATTCGCGTGGCGCAGGACGAAAAAGATGTTGACCGTGAACGGGAATTGTTTCAAAAGTACTCTTGCTTGTATCAATCCTAA
- a CDS encoding CTP synthase, whose translation MPTKYIFVTGGVCSSLGKGITSASIGALLKTAGFKVFPQKLDPYINVDPGTMSPFQHGEVFVTDDAGETDLDLGHYERFIDTSCSMLSNVTTGKIYTEILQKERAGEFLGRTIQIIPHITNAIKDKIKAAAKKSGTDILIVEIGGTVGDIEGLPYLEAIRQLRHELGAKNTLFIHLTLLPYLMASRELKTKPTQASVRELRSIGIQPDIIVPRTDFELDEEIIDKIALFCDVEKEAVIPAKTAEKSIYEVPLNLQKYHITEIIGEKLGLGKIKPNLKDWKSLVAKIYTKRKELKIALVGKYTGLDDAYISVIESLKIACYHADRELKLIWVEAEQLEKNNKKVWTELQSAAGIVVTGGFGSRGLEGKIMAADYARKNKIPYLGLCLGMQMLTIAFAREVLKNNKLTSEEYDENEQKLTQDHYVIHFLPGQHKNRAKGGTLRLGSYPCRLTPGTQTAKLYGNATLVNERHRHRFEFNNAFREPLEKNGLIVSGVYEKDNLVEIVELKNHPFMIGCQFHPEFLSRPNKPHPLFKGFIEAAIK comes from the coding sequence ATGCCCACAAAATACATCTTCGTTACCGGTGGAGTGTGTTCCTCTCTTGGAAAAGGAATCACCAGTGCCTCCATCGGCGCTTTGCTCAAGACCGCCGGATTTAAAGTTTTTCCACAAAAACTCGATCCCTACATCAATGTGGATCCCGGAACCATGAGCCCGTTCCAACACGGCGAAGTGTTTGTGACCGACGATGCCGGCGAAACCGACCTCGATCTCGGCCACTACGAACGCTTCATCGACACCAGCTGTTCCATGCTTTCCAATGTCACGACCGGAAAAATTTACACGGAAATTTTACAAAAAGAACGCGCAGGCGAATTTCTCGGGCGCACCATTCAAATCATTCCGCACATCACCAATGCGATCAAAGACAAAATCAAAGCCGCGGCCAAAAAAAGCGGAACCGACATCCTCATTGTGGAAATCGGGGGCACAGTCGGAGACATCGAAGGCCTCCCCTATCTCGAAGCCATTCGCCAACTGCGGCATGAACTCGGTGCCAAAAACACGCTTTTCATTCACCTCACTCTGCTCCCTTACCTGATGGCCTCGCGCGAGCTCAAAACCAAACCCACGCAAGCCTCGGTCCGCGAACTGCGCAGCATCGGGATTCAACCCGACATCATTGTTCCGCGCACGGATTTCGAACTCGACGAAGAAATCATCGACAAAATCGCCTTATTCTGCGACGTGGAAAAAGAAGCCGTGATCCCGGCCAAAACCGCTGAAAAATCCATTTACGAAGTGCCTCTCAATCTCCAAAAATATCACATCACGGAAATCATCGGAGAAAAACTCGGGCTTGGTAAAATCAAACCCAATCTCAAGGACTGGAAAAGCTTGGTCGCCAAAATTTACACCAAACGCAAAGAACTCAAAATCGCGCTTGTGGGCAAATACACCGGTCTGGACGACGCGTACATCAGCGTGATCGAATCTCTAAAAATCGCATGCTATCACGCCGATCGAGAACTCAAACTCATCTGGGTCGAAGCCGAACAACTCGAAAAAAACAATAAAAAAGTTTGGACCGAACTCCAATCCGCAGCCGGGATTGTGGTCACCGGCGGATTTGGATCTCGCGGATTGGAAGGAAAAATCATGGCCGCGGATTATGCTCGCAAAAATAAAATCCCCTATTTGGGCTTGTGCCTCGGCATGCAAATGCTGACCATTGCCTTTGCCCGAGAAGTCTTGAAAAACAACAAGCTCACCAGTGAAGAATACGATGAAAACGAACAAAAACTGACTCAAGATCATTACGTCATTCATTTTCTCCCGGGGCAACATAAAAACCGCGCCAAAGGAGGCACGCTCCGCTTAGGCTCTTACCCCTGTCGCCTCACTCCCGGCACTCAAACCGCAAAATTATATGGCAATGCAACCCTGGTCAATGAACGCCATCGCCACCGCTTTGAATTCAACAACGCGTTCCGGGAACCTCTTGAAAAAAATGGACTGATCGTGTCCGGAGTTTACGAAAAAGACAACCTCGTGGAAATCGTAGAACTCAAAAATCATCCCTTTATGATCGGGTGCCAATTCCATCCGGAATTTTTATCACGCCCCAACAAACCACATCCGTTATTTAAAGGGTTTATCGAGGCCGCCATTAAATAG